The nucleotide sequence ACGGAGCCCATGCTGAAGTCGTTTCTGCTCACGTTCCATGTTGCAAAACTTCCCTCGGTGGCGCCGTAGAACTCGGCAATCGTCTCAATGCCGTACCGCTCCTTGAAGGCATTCCACACGTCGGGGCGAAGACCGTTTCCAAAGGCGACCCGGACTTTGTGCTTCTTGTCGAGGTTCTCGCCCGTGACGGGATCCAATTTTGTTGGGGCCGAGAGCAGATATCTGCATGTTTCGCCGACGTATTGGATGATCGTGGCATTGTGTTTTCGGACGTCGTCCCAGAAGTGACTAGTGGAAAATTTCCTGCTCATGGCAAATGTAGCGCCCACGTTCAAAGTGTGAGCAAATCCCAGCAGCATAGCCGTCGAATGGTAAAGGGGCATTGCCTACTGTGGTGATCAGTGACGAAGCTTCCTCGCTGTAGACATGGCACCTACAGTGTAAAACACATCATTCTTGCCCGTGCCAACCAATCGAGATGTaaaaccaccaacaacagcaaccttGGCCCAAGAAACAATCGCGGCCTTGGGTAAGCCTGTTGTGCCGCTTGTATAAATAAGTATGCCCATTGCCTCGCCCGCCGCACCACTCCGCAGCTCATCCGCAGGCCTGGTACCATCAAACGCCAACATCTGACTCTCCAACTGTGGTGTCACAACTTCAAACATGGTTCCGCTCAGCTCGGActtgacatcctccccaacgTCTCCAGCCACGGTGGGGTCGATCAGCATCAACCGCGCGTTCGCCCTCTTGACGCAGTGAACGAGTGCCGCACCGGTGAGGTTGTAGTTGATAAGTGCCGGAACAGCCCCGATAGCCCACAAAGCCAGCAacaagaaaataaaagtGTCGGTATTCTGGAAGTCAAGCGcaaccatctcccccttcttcacacCCCGGCGATCCTTGAGAAAATTGGCATAGCGGAGAACTGTGTCGTAGGCTTGCGCATATGTGTAAGTCATGTCTTCAAAACGAAGGAAAACGCGGTTTTCTGAGGACTTGGAGGTGGCGAGGTCTTCGAGGCGGTAAAAGAAGTTGACACGATCACGCTGAGTCCACCATGCCACGTTTGCTACCGTGGGCAGGATAGACTTCAACAAGTGGAGATCGTAAGAGACCTGCCATCGAGCATTCAGATATGCTGCGGTGGCCGTcaaggccgaggcggcgACTGGAAGAGATACCGGCACTGCGGGCTGTCAGATATCAGGTTGTTGTACTAAGAACTAAGATGCATGTGAATCGGAAGCAGCTTACAAGCAGCCATGATCgcgtgtttttttttggctatTTCGAGGTCGCTAAACTGCTAAAACAGCACTGATGAACCTCGAAAGCGAAATGGTATTGCAAACAGGAAGGATTAAAGATCTTTATATAAAAACATGGTGTTAATAAAAAGGCAAGCAACGTCGCAGCGGGCGAGTGGAATGTTGACCCTAACTTCAGATCCGGCAAGTCGGTCGTGGTTGATCGTACCTGGAACTTCTTAACTGCACTAGCAGGGATTGGTCGGATACAGCGCCGTCATCGACGGGTGGTTCCGCAAACTGACGTTGTTAAACGAAAGACCAAAGTTGAAGTGTGGGATGGAGATATATATCAAGTGAGTGACAGATAGGGTGACACAGCATTCCTTATACCTCGATATCGGACTGCGTGGTGTCGGGAGGCGGTCACGAAAGCCGCCGGTAGGAACGGGCTGATCGTCTCGTTCAACGACCCCGATGCAACACAGGCCACTCGACATGCATCCATGCTCTTCAAATGGACCTCGGTTCGTATGTACGCCACTGGGCGAGAGCCAAGGAACTTCCCATTTAAACTGGGCTGGTGCTCGTGGTGCCTCGCGAGATCCGGATAGGCCGAAGCACACGTTGAGAGTGAGAATTGTCACTCTTGGACCGCTGTCGTTCATGTGTGCCACTGAGAAACAACGCCGTCCGGTTCCTATTGAACCTAGCATCCCAGGTGGTCGGGTAGTAAGTATACTTGTACCTAACCAAGTGACGTTCAGGGTCCAAGAGTATGGTTGACATTCAAACGGCGCGCAGTGCATGGAAGCGGCATCGAAGCTTTGACCATGTGGACCCATTGCGTTGGCTTAGGAGCTCCCGACTCCGTGTCGCGAATGACGAGGCGCGGCGGGTTTCAACGCTGGCCTCCCCCGCTGCCGTTGCCATGCCCGACACCCGTTTATCGTTATCTTCACGTGCGCACCTGAAAGTGTCTAACCAGACTGAGAAATTTGGCTTTAATTGCTGCAAGCATTGTGTCGCGCTGGCGCATTCGTGGTGAGGCGTGTTCCTCTCGATTCAAGGCGCCGGCAACGAACTCGATGGACGCCGCCGAGTCCGCATCGCCATGTCTGCTCAACCACTCCCCAGCAACGACAATGACGTTTCCATCGCAACGATATCCCCCAAGAAAGAAGCGCCAACTTCATCCAAAAAACTTCCCCCGCCAGAGAAGCCAACTGACGTGCGCCGGCGCAGCCA is from Podospora pseudopauciseta strain CBS 411.78 chromosome 5 map unlocalized CBS411.78m_5.2, whole genome shotgun sequence and encodes:
- the FAT1_2 gene encoding long-chain fatty acid transporter fat1 (COG:I; EggNog:ENOG503NU8V): MAALPVSLPVAASALTATAAYLNARWQVSYDLHLLKSILPTVANVAWWTQRDRVNFFYRLEDLATSKSSENRVFLRFEDMTYTYAQAYDTVLRYANFLKDRRGVKKGEMVALDFQNTDTFIFLLLALWAIGAVPALINYNLTGAALVHCVKRANARLMLIDPTVAGDVGEDVKSELSGTMFEVVTPQLESQMLAFDGTRPADELRSGAAGEAMGILIYTSGTTGLPKAAIVSWAKVAVVGGFTSRLVGTGKNDVFYTAMPLYHSTAMLLGFAHTLNVGATFAMSRKFSTSHFWDDVRKHNATIIQYVGETCRYLLSAPTKLDPVTGENLDKKHKVRVAFGNGLRPDVWNAFKERYGIETIAEFYGATEGSFATWNVSRNDFSMGSVGRAGALYNLLVGRSIAIVEVDHETELPLRDPKTGFCVRTPEGEPGELLFCLPAKNVEARFQGYYGDAGATSKKIMRNVFSKGDAWFRTGDVVRRDGEHRIYFNDRIGDTFRWKSENVSTAEVAHILGLHPGIQESNVYGVEIPGHEGRAGCAGVVFKPSALGHDGVPTSETLKTLAEHVRANLPRYALPLFLRVAKDGSLESTGTNKQQKVGLRNEGVDPSKTGNDDIFWLKGASYERFGSNDWSSLQGGKVKL